From a region of the Fusobacterium sp. FSA-380-WT-3A genome:
- a CDS encoding nucleoside recognition domain-containing protein, which translates to MTTERKRAITGWISLFILMAMFSGLLKNHETLKALDFSYLLGKFGKIYENVDFTGKGGGGTRQGFLVALTLVPSLMLSSGLIAVAQELGALEAAAKFFKPILKPLMGIPGVTGLAFVSSFTSSDIGAVMTKELYDQNYINDEERAIFVAYQYAASGVVTNSISAGGPLLSISILPLGGIILIQFVMKIIGANIVRFIIYKNRNKEVK; encoded by the coding sequence ATGACTACAGAAAGAAAAAGAGCAATAACTGGTTGGATATCTTTATTTATATTGATGGCTATGTTTTCTGGTTTATTAAAAAATCATGAAACTTTAAAAGCATTAGATTTTAGTTATCTTTTAGGAAAATTTGGAAAAATTTATGAAAATGTTGATTTTACAGGAAAAGGAGGAGGAGGAACTAGACAAGGATTTCTAGTAGCTCTTACTTTAGTTCCTTCTTTAATGTTATCTTCTGGATTAATTGCTGTAGCTCAAGAATTAGGGGCTCTTGAGGCTGCTGCAAAATTCTTTAAACCTATATTAAAACCATTAATGGGAATTCCTGGAGTAACTGGATTAGCTTTTGTTAGTTCATTTACATCTTCTGATATAGGTGCTGTTATGACAAAAGAACTTTATGATCAAAATTATATTAATGACGAAGAAAGAGCCATATTTGTTGCTTACCAATATGCTGCTTCTGGAGTAGTAACAAATAGTATTTCAGCTGGAGGACCTCTTTTATCAATTTCTATACTTCCTTTAGGTGGAATTATATTAATTCAATTTGTAATGAAAATAATAGGTGCGAATATAGTTAGATTTATTATATATAAAAATAGGAATAAAGAGGTGAAATAA
- the aroA gene encoding 3-phosphoshikimate 1-carboxyvinyltransferase: MKDIIITPNSLSGEIIIPSSKSIGHREIICACLGLGESIVDNISMSKDIEATCNGLKNLGASIKEIPSKIKDRKAFLIEGVNGKIKLQNKNIYCNESGSTLRFLIPLGALSEEEIIFNGEGKLKERPLDPYFEIFKQDNINFIAYDEKINLPLKINGKLKGGKYFLPGNISSQFVSGLLFALPLLENDSIIEITSSLESASYVDLTLDTLKKYGISIENHNHKKYIIKGNQKYKNINSDVEGDFSQGAFWLVAGALTDKNIISKGLNIDSLQGDKKILDILKRMGVNLKIEKDKIISSYSHTKGTIIDANDCPDIIPILTVLAALSEGETKIINASRLRIKECDRLNAIATELNKIGGEVIELSDGLIIKGKKFLSGGKVECWNDHRIAMSLGIASIKCKEKLILSGADCVDKSYPNFWNDFINLGGKIEGLK, encoded by the coding sequence ATGAAAGATATAATTATAACTCCTAACTCTTTAAGTGGAGAAATTATTATTCCCTCTTCTAAAAGTATAGGACATAGAGAAATTATTTGTGCTTGCTTAGGATTAGGAGAAAGTATAGTTGATAATATAAGTATGTCAAAAGATATTGAGGCTACTTGTAATGGACTTAAAAATTTGGGAGCTAGTATAAAAGAGATTCCCTCAAAAATAAAAGATAGAAAAGCTTTTCTTATAGAGGGAGTAAATGGAAAAATTAAACTTCAAAATAAAAATATTTATTGTAATGAGTCAGGCTCAACTCTAAGATTTCTAATTCCTTTAGGAGCTTTATCTGAGGAAGAAATTATTTTTAATGGAGAGGGAAAATTAAAAGAAAGACCTTTAGACCCATATTTTGAAATTTTTAAACAGGATAATATAAATTTTATAGCTTATGATGAAAAAATAAATCTTCCATTAAAAATAAATGGAAAATTAAAAGGTGGAAAATATTTTTTACCAGGAAATATAAGTTCTCAATTTGTTTCAGGGCTTTTATTTGCTCTACCTCTATTAGAAAATGATTCTATTATAGAGATTACTTCATCATTAGAATCAGCAAGTTATGTGGATTTAACTTTAGATACATTAAAAAAATATGGAATTTCTATAGAAAATCATAATCATAAAAAATATATTATAAAGGGAAATCAAAAATATAAAAATATAAATTCTGATGTTGAGGGAGATTTTTCTCAAGGAGCTTTTTGGTTAGTGGCTGGAGCTTTAACAGATAAGAATATTATTTCTAAAGGTTTAAATATAGATTCTCTTCAAGGAGATAAAAAGATTTTAGATATTTTAAAAAGAATGGGAGTAAATTTAAAAATAGAAAAAGACAAAATTATTTCTAGTTATTCTCATACAAAAGGTACAATTATTGATGCTAATGATTGTCCTGATATTATTCCTATTCTTACAGTTTTAGCTGCTCTTAGTGAGGGAGAAACAAAAATAATAAATGCTAGTAGACTTCGTATAAAAGAGTGTGATAGACTAAATGCTATTGCTACAGAATTAAATAAAATAGGTGGAGAAGTTATAGAACTTTCTGATGGACTTATTATAAAAGGTAAAAAATTTTTAAGTGGTGGTAAAGTAGAGTGTTGGAATGACCATAGAATAGCCATGAGTTTAGGAATCGCTTCTATAAAATGTAAAGAAAAACTTATTTTATCTGGGGCTGACTGTGTAGATAAATCTTATCCAAATTTTTGGAATGATTTTATAAATCTTGGTGGAAAAATAGAAGGATTAAAATAA
- a CDS encoding methyltransferase domain-containing protein yields the protein MIEIIKETVYYKIIKKIRKEQKLTQTELAKKSGVSFKTINRYENGRKISFDSEKKIFDALGINIEKVETSLEKNKSSFNKQAEDYNKFEFINNKTEIQKIINSGYPYNNKRVLDLACGVGVIALELSKYAEIVDALDISPLMIEKIKKACNKKGISNINYLVGDAHNLKYEDNTFDTIVTRLSMHHFNNPVVVLKEIKRVLKNFGELIIIDIIANENEEEAKLQDSFNKIRDFSHNKFFTLNSLKKMLKDESFINPEIQLWKQKRNFKDWISLSNYSDDENILYNIMKGFAINNIKLGMNLSFENNNLSFEQKMLLIKIINIK from the coding sequence ATGATTGAAATTATTAAAGAGACTGTTTATTATAAAATAATAAAAAAAATTAGAAAGGAACAAAAATTAACTCAAACTGAATTAGCAAAAAAATCAGGAGTCAGTTTTAAAACTATAAATCGCTATGAAAATGGAAGAAAAATAAGTTTTGACTCAGAAAAGAAAATATTTGATGCTTTAGGTATAAATATTGAAAAAGTTGAAACTTCCTTAGAAAAAAATAAATCATCCTTTAATAAACAAGCAGAAGATTATAATAAATTTGAATTTATAAATAATAAAACAGAAATTCAAAAAATTATTAATAGTGGCTATCCATATAATAATAAAAGAGTTTTAGACTTGGCTTGTGGTGTTGGTGTAATAGCTTTAGAACTCTCTAAGTATGCTGAAATAGTGGATGCTTTAGATATAAGTCCTCTTATGATTGAAAAAATAAAAAAAGCATGCAATAAAAAAGGAATAAGTAATATAAATTATTTAGTTGGAGATGCTCACAATTTAAAATATGAAGATAATACTTTTGATACTATTGTAACTAGACTTTCAATGCATCATTTTAATAATCCTGTAGTAGTTTTGAAAGAAATAAAAAGAGTTTTAAAAAATTTTGGGGAATTAATAATAATAGATATTATTGCAAATGAAAATGAAGAAGAAGCAAAACTTCAAGATAGTTTTAATAAAATAAGAGATTTTTCTCATAATAAATTTTTTACATTAAATTCATTGAAAAAAATGTTAAAAGATGAGAGTTTTATTAATCCTGAAATACAACTTTGGAAACAAAAACGTAATTTTAAAGATTGGATATCATTATCCAATTATTCTGATGATGAAAATATTCTTTATAACATAATGAAAGGTTTTGCTATTAATAATATAAAATTAGGAATGAATTTAAGTTTTGAAAATAATAATCTTTCTTTTGAACAAAAAATGTTACTAATTAAAATAATTAATATAAAATAA
- the aroB gene encoding 3-dehydroquinate synthase produces the protein MKTIDINLGIKSYKIEIDKNLLNRIGKKIKENFSYNKIFVITDENVASFYLERLVKVLEKENFLVSYFIIPPGEKSKNLNMASEIYKKLVDKKITRGDLIITLGGGVVGDLGGFVAATFLRGIDFIQVPTSLLAQIDSSIGGKVAVDLEEGKNLVGSFYQPKAVYIDTELLKTLPIKYFRDGLGEAIKCSCIRDKNLFSLFENMKDEKEVLEKSQNIIEACCMVKKKVVENDEFDRGERMILNFGHTIGHAIEKNYNFETFTHGEAVSIGMCKITKIMEELGITQKGTFEKIKKVLEKFSLPTDCEINREKTLDTIGRDKKNFGKSINLIVLSEIGNGKIMKIDFKDIEKYI, from the coding sequence ATGAAAACTATAGATATAAATTTAGGAATAAAATCATATAAGATAGAAATAGATAAAAATCTTTTAAATAGAATAGGGAAAAAAATAAAAGAAAATTTTTCATATAATAAAATTTTTGTAATAACAGATGAAAATGTAGCCTCTTTCTATCTTGAAAGATTAGTAAAAGTTTTGGAAAAAGAAAATTTTTTAGTTAGTTATTTTATTATTCCCCCTGGAGAAAAAAGTAAAAATCTCAATATGGCAAGTGAAATTTATAAAAAACTTGTAGATAAAAAAATCACTAGAGGAGATTTAATAATAACCTTAGGTGGTGGAGTTGTAGGAGATTTAGGAGGTTTTGTAGCTGCTACATTTTTAAGAGGAATTGATTTTATACAAGTTCCAACATCTTTACTTGCACAAATAGATAGTAGTATTGGTGGAAAAGTGGCTGTAGACTTAGAAGAGGGAAAAAATCTGGTTGGAAGTTTTTATCAACCAAAAGCTGTATATATAGATACAGAACTTTTAAAAACATTACCAATAAAATATTTCCGTGATGGTTTAGGAGAAGCTATAAAATGTAGTTGTATTAGAGATAAAAATTTATTTTCACTTTTTGAAAATATGAAAGATGAAAAAGAAGTTTTAGAAAAATCTCAAAATATAATTGAAGCTTGTTGTATGGTTAAGAAAAAAGTCGTGGAAAATGATGAATTTGACAGAGGAGAAAGAATGATTCTTAACTTTGGACATACAATAGGTCATGCAATAGAAAAAAACTATAACTTTGAAACTTTTACTCATGGAGAAGCTGTGTCTATTGGTATGTGTAAAATTACTAAAATTATGGAAGAATTAGGAATTACACAAAAAGGAACTTTTGAAAAGATAAAAAAAGTTTTAGAAAAATTTTCATTACCTACAGATTGTGAAATTAATAGAGAAAAAACTTTAGATACAATTGGTAGAGATAAAAAAAATTTTGGAAAATCTATAAATCTTATTGTCCTTTCTGAAATAGGAAATGGAAAAATAATGAAAATAGATTTTAAAGATATAGAAAAATATATTTAA
- a CDS encoding M20/M25/M40 family metallo-hydrolase: protein MEYNIKKAFDFINEKENEMKQLWIDLCKKESQSADIEGVNNAIAFLDENLKKFGMTTKIHKFSVGANSITAWYPTESTELEMALLGHLDTVHKKGLFGEEIVKVDEKEGIIYGPGVLDCKGGVIVASLVARALHHIGYDKVVKLAFSGDEEVGHRFSNGEGKKFFLDELKGFKAAMDCETGFVDGRIVVGRKGTTNYKITIKGKAAHSGNEPQKGISAIREGAYKIINIEKENDYNGIHYNVGVIEGGTSQNTIPEMCTLTVNVRFRKLKDLEKIETFLKEMTETSFVPGTTATLEKLSLSDPMEENEKNHKLFEHVKNISEELGFGTPYSCYLGGGSDAAYSVALGIPTICGMGVKGYENHSLRERAVISSLVERAKLIVKSILTLPESF from the coding sequence ATGGAATATAATATAAAAAAAGCCTTTGATTTTATCAACGAAAAAGAAAATGAAATGAAACAATTATGGATTGATTTATGTAAAAAAGAAAGTCAATCTGCTGATATTGAAGGAGTAAATAATGCTATAGCTTTCTTAGATGAAAATTTAAAAAAATTTGGAATGACTACTAAAATTCACAAATTTTCAGTAGGAGCAAATAGTATAACTGCTTGGTATCCAACAGAATCAACTGAATTAGAAATGGCTCTTTTAGGACATCTTGACACTGTTCATAAAAAAGGATTATTTGGAGAAGAAATTGTTAAAGTAGATGAAAAAGAAGGAATAATCTATGGACCAGGAGTTTTAGATTGTAAAGGTGGAGTTATAGTGGCTAGTCTTGTAGCTAGAGCACTACATCATATAGGTTATGACAAAGTTGTAAAACTTGCTTTTTCTGGAGATGAAGAAGTAGGGCATAGATTTAGTAATGGAGAAGGAAAAAAATTCTTTTTAGATGAATTAAAAGGATTTAAAGCTGCCATGGACTGTGAAACAGGATTTGTTGATGGAAGAATAGTGGTAGGAAGAAAAGGAACAACAAACTATAAAATCACAATAAAAGGAAAAGCTGCTCACTCTGGAAATGAACCACAAAAAGGAATAAGTGCTATAAGAGAAGGAGCTTATAAAATTATTAATATTGAAAAAGAAAACGATTATAACGGAATTCACTACAATGTAGGAGTTATAGAAGGTGGAACTAGTCAAAATACAATTCCTGAAATGTGTACTTTAACAGTTAATGTTAGATTTAGAAAATTAAAAGATTTAGAAAAAATAGAAACTTTCTTAAAAGAAATGACAGAAACATCTTTTGTTCCAGGGACAACAGCTACTCTTGAAAAACTTTCACTTTCTGACCCAATGGAAGAAAATGAAAAAAATCATAAATTATTTGAACATGTAAAAAATATCTCTGAAGAATTAGGCTTCGGAACTCCTTATTCTTGTTATTTAGGTGGAGGTTCTGATGCAGCCTACAGTGTTGCTTTAGGAATTCCTACAATTTGTGGAATGGGTGTAAAAGGATATGAAAATCATAGTTTAAGAGAAAGAGCTGTAATAAGTTCTTTAGTTGAAAGAGCAAAATTAATTGTAAAAAGTATTTTAACTTTACCTGAAAGTTTCTAA
- a CDS encoding nucleoside recognition domain-containing protein, translating into MDNIKNSPSSVEIFMKGAKKGLNIALEQIAPAMVLAYALIVFLETTGLMDIIAIGLNPIMKIFGLPGEAALVIIAAFFAKAAGAATGLMLFQNGVINQEQATILYPAVILMGTLVGHYARIVLVSGVAKKYYKLLLVIPLIDASISMFITKIILEFFK; encoded by the coding sequence ATGGATAATATAAAAAATTCTCCTAGTTCAGTAGAAATATTTATGAAAGGAGCTAAAAAAGGATTAAATATAGCTTTAGAACAAATAGCTCCAGCTATGGTTTTAGCCTATGCTTTAATTGTTTTTCTTGAAACAACAGGTTTAATGGATATTATTGCTATCGGATTAAATCCAATTATGAAAATTTTTGGACTTCCAGGAGAAGCAGCCTTAGTTATTATTGCCGCTTTCTTCGCTAAGGCAGCTGGGGCAGCTACAGGATTAATGTTATTTCAAAACGGAGTTATAAATCAAGAACAAGCTACTATTTTATATCCTGCTGTAATTTTAATGGGGACTTTAGTAGGACATTATGCAAGAATAGTTCTTGTATCAGGAGTTGCCAAAAAATATTATAAACTTCTTTTAGTAATTCCACTAATAGATGCTTCTATATCTATGTTTATAACAAAAATTATTCTAGAATTTTTTAAATAA